Proteins co-encoded in one Sporosarcina sp. FSL K6-1522 genomic window:
- the atpE gene encoding F0F1 ATP synthase subunit C yields the protein MVGSVGLLAAAIAIGLGALGAGLGAGLVVSRTQEGIARQPEARGILQTNMFVGVALVEVVPIFAAVIAFIVMNK from the coding sequence ATGGTAGGATCAGTTGGTCTATTAGCAGCAGCAATCGCAATCGGTTTAGGAGCACTTGGAGCAGGTCTAGGTGCAGGTCTAGTTGTATCACGCACACAAGAAGGAATCGCACGTCAACCAGAAGCACGCGGTATTCTTCAAACAAACATGTTCGTTGGGGTTGCACTTGTTGAGGTTGTTCCGATTTTCGCAGCAGTTATCGCGTTCATCGTAATGAACAAATAA
- the atpB gene encoding F0F1 ATP synthase subunit A: protein MEHGNPLVTAFKGTAFEMTFNLSNVLMLFITCLIVFLIAFFATRSMQLKPTGMQNFFEWVMDFVKGIIKSNMDWKTGGRFHILGITLIMFLFVANVLGLPMAIYWKGDLWWKSPTADPVVTLTLASMVIVLTHYYGIKMAGLKEYGKGYLKPLPFLAPLKVVEEFANTLTLGLRLYGNIYAGEVLLGLLAGLATSGMLGLFGAVVPSLAWMGFSIFVGAIQSFIFVMLSMVYMSHKVSTDH, encoded by the coding sequence CGTTAGTAACGGCTTTCAAAGGAACAGCATTTGAAATGACATTCAACCTATCAAACGTCTTAATGCTATTCATCACATGTCTAATTGTGTTCCTCATTGCGTTTTTTGCTACGCGTAGTATGCAGCTGAAACCGACGGGAATGCAAAATTTCTTTGAATGGGTCATGGATTTCGTCAAAGGGATTATCAAGAGTAATATGGACTGGAAAACAGGTGGACGGTTCCACATATTGGGAATCACCCTTATCATGTTCCTCTTTGTAGCGAACGTATTAGGACTTCCGATGGCAATTTATTGGAAAGGGGACCTATGGTGGAAATCACCAACTGCGGACCCTGTAGTGACATTGACACTCGCAAGTATGGTCATTGTTCTTACACACTACTACGGTATTAAGATGGCAGGTTTGAAAGAATATGGAAAAGGTTACCTTAAGCCACTTCCTTTCCTTGCACCGCTTAAAGTCGTTGAGGAGTTTGCAAATACGCTAACACTTGGTCTACGTCTTTATGGTAACATCTACGCTGGTGAAGTTCTTCTAGGACTACTAGCTGGACTAGCAACATCAGGAATGCTTGGTTTATTTGGAGCGGTTGTACCGTCTCTTGCTTGGATGGGCTTCTCGATTTTCGTTGGGGCAATTCAATCATTTATCTTCGTTATGTTGTCGATGGTCTACATGTCACACAAAGTGTCAACAGACCATTAA
- the atpF gene encoding F0F1 ATP synthase subunit B translates to MAKLNNPDGLNLGDILVTVVFFTILMVLLKKFAWGPLMGIMDQRAQMISNDIDAAEKSRLESQKLLEEQRSLLKEARDDAQSIVDNARKQGETQREELITAARSEVNRMKEAATLEIATEKEKAVAAVREEFVSLSILAASKVLGKEISEEDNRALIEETIVKAGEGR, encoded by the coding sequence TTGGCAAAATTAAACAACCCAGATGGCCTTAACCTAGGTGATATTCTCGTAACGGTAGTATTTTTCACGATTCTCATGGTGCTTCTGAAGAAGTTTGCATGGGGACCACTTATGGGCATCATGGATCAACGAGCTCAAATGATTTCAAATGACATCGATGCGGCTGAGAAAAGTCGTCTTGAATCACAAAAACTTCTTGAAGAACAGCGTAGCCTGTTAAAAGAAGCACGTGATGATGCACAGTCGATTGTTGACAATGCTCGTAAACAAGGTGAAACACAACGTGAAGAGCTAATTACAGCAGCACGTTCAGAAGTTAACCGTATGAAAGAAGCGGCAACGCTTGAAATTGCGACAGAGAAAGAAAAAGCTGTTGCAGCAGTACGTGAGGAATTCGTATCCCTTTCTATCCTTGCAGCGTCTAAAGTACTTGGAAAAGAAATTTCCGAAGAGGATAACCGCGCATTGATCGAAGAAACGATTGTGAAGGCAGGCGAAGGCCGATGA